In Labeo rohita strain BAU-BD-2019 chromosome 16, IGBB_LRoh.1.0, whole genome shotgun sequence, one DNA window encodes the following:
- the apoc4 gene encoding apolipoprotein C-IV, translated as MSRLIVFVLVVTLQVCLTSSNPLPTSAPDNPGLLERAKQAYRDTKTKVLNVGSTVAGFAGMYYEEHLKPVTDPYVEWAKERAGSLWERVKNRVSTFRSTQDK; from the exons atgtccAGATTGATTGTCTTCGTTCTGGTTGTGACGTTGCAAG TGTGTTTGACATCATCCAACCCGTTGCCCACTTCTGCTCCAGACAATCCTGGACTTCTTGAAAGAGCAAAGCAAGCGTACAG GGACACAAAGACTAAAGTTCTAAATGTTGGCAGCACAGTGGCTGGTTTTGCTGGCATGTACTATGAGGAACATCTCAAACCTGTAACTGACCCTTACGTGGAGTGGGCAAAAGAACGAGCAGGTTCCCTGTGGGAGAGAGTGAAAAACAGAGTGTCCACCTTCAGATCAACCCAAGATAAATAA
- the apoc1 gene encoding apolipoprotein C-I — MKLYLAAAVLMLVLAVHTEAQEEPTLEQQFAKFQTQVKEIADDLTEKTKTTFEQIENSEFAIKTKNWFTEQFEKVKQKLSETFN; from the exons ATGAAACTGTACCTGGCTGCAGCCGTGCTTATGCTTGTACTTGCTGTACACACAG aGGCCCAAGAGGAGCCCACACTGGAGCAGCAGTTCGCCAAATTCCAGACCCAGGTGAAGGAGATTGCAGATGACCTGACAGAGAAGACCAAGACCACCTTTGAACAGATTGAAAATAGCGAGTTTGCTATTAAAACCAA GAACTGGTTTACTGAGCAGTTTGAGAAGGTGAAGCAGAAGCTGTCTGAAACCTTCAATTAA
- the apoeb gene encoding apolipoprotein Eb, whose protein sequence is MRSLVVIFALAVFTGCQARSLFQADAPQPRWEEMVDRFWQYVSELNTQADGMVQNIKGSQLSRELDTLISDTMSELNSYTDSLQTQLTPYTSDAAGQLNKDLQLLAGKLQTDMTDAKERTSQYLQELKTMMEQNADDVKNRVNTYTRKLKKRLNKDTEEIRNTIATYLGELQSRASQNAEAVKDRFEPYVSQAQDGASQKLGAISELMKSQAQEVSEQLEVQAGALKEKLEETAENLRTSLEGRVDELTSLLAPYSEKIREQLQMVMDKIKEASAALPTQV, encoded by the exons ATGAGGTCTCTTGTGGTGATCTTTGCTCTGGCTGTTTTTACtg GCTGCCAGGCTCGCAGCCTGTTCCAGGCTGATGCCCCTCAGCCCAGATGGGAGGAGATGGTGGACCGCTTCTGGCAGTATGTGTCCGAACTCAACACACAAGCTGACGGTATGGTGCAGAACATCAAGGGCTCACAACTCAGCAGAGAGCTTGA CACCCTGATTAGTGACACCATGTCTGAGCTGAACTCATACACTGACAGTCTTCAAACCCAGCTGACCCCATACACCTCTGACGCCGCTGGTCAGCTGAACAAAGATCTCCAGCTCTTGGCTGGCAAACTGCAAACTGACATGACCGACGCCAAGGAACGCACCAGCCAGTACCTGCAAGAGCTGAAGACCATGATGGAGCAGAACGCCGATGACGTGAAGAACCGTGTCAACACCTACACCCGCAAACTGAAGAAACGCCTGAACAAGGACACAGAGGAGATCCGCAA CACCATTGCAACCTACCTGGGCGAGCTGCAGTCTCGTGCTTCCCAAAACGCCGAAGCCGTGAAGGACCGCTTCGAGCCCTACGTCAGCCAGGCCCAGGATGGTGCCAGCCAGAAACTGGGCGCCATTAGCGAGCTCATGAAGTCCCAGGCGCAGGAGGTGAGCGAGCAGTTGGAAGTCCAGGCTGGAGCTCTGAaggagaagctggaggagaCCGCCGAGAACCTGCGCACATCCCTAGAGGGCCGCGTGGATGAGCTGACCAGCCTTCTCGCCCCATACTCAGAGAAGATCCGTGAGCAGCTGCAGATGGTCATGGACAAGATCAAGGAGGCCTCAGCAGCTCTTCCCACTCAAGTTTAA
- the LOC127178117 gene encoding apolipoprotein A-I-like has protein sequence MKVLVVFALAVFTGCQANLFYADEPKPQLEQLTDAFWSYVSKATQTAEETIKMIRSSQLGQEVNARLTQSADMASEYAVTLKKRMDPLTEELMTKITKEAEVLRERLGQDLSSVRDKLEPYADNLKSQIQQRVEELRTAMAPYADMDSETLKATLLQKSEELRGNLEQSVKELQAQLEPYTTDIKEKVDQRLQEFQKTVTPLTEDLQAQIRERAQMVQQSLTPYAEDLKEKLDPYAQDLQAQLTALYESFTKRN, from the exons ATGAAGGTTCTTGTGGTGTTTGCACTTGCTGTATTTACAG GTTGCCAGGCCAACTTGTTTTATGCTGATGAGCCCAAGCCACAGCTGGAGCAGCTGACAGATGCTTTCTGGAGCTATGTTTCAAAGGCAACGCAAACCGCAGAGGAAACCATCAAGATGATCAGGTCTTCCCAACTGGGACAGGAAGTCAA TGCTAGACTGACCCAGAGTGCCGATATGGCCAGCGAATACGCCGTCACCCTAAAGAAACGAATGGATCCTCTGACTGAAGAGTTGATGACCAAAATCACCAAGGAGGCTGAAGTGTTGAGGGAGCGTCTGGGCCAGGACTTGTCCAGCGTGAGAGACAAACTGGAGCCCTATGCTGACAACCTCAAGAGCCAGATCCAGCAGAGAGTTGAGGAGCTCAGGACGGCCATGGCTCCATATGCAGACATGGATTCTGAGACCCTGAAGGCCACTCTGCTTCAGAAGAGCGAGGAGCTCCGAGGAAACCTGGAGCAGAGCGTGAAGGAGCTGCAGGCTCAGCTGGAGCCGTACACTACTGACATCAAGGAGAAAGTGGACCAGCGTCTCCAGGAGTTCCAGAAGACCGTGACCCCCCTGACTGAGGATCTTCAGGCCCAGATTAGAGAGAGAGCCCAGATGGTCCAGCAGAGCCTCACACCATACGCTGAAGACCTGAAGGAAAAGCTGGACCCCTACGCACAGGACCTGCAGGCTCAGCTCACCGCTCTGTACGAGTCCTTCACCAAGAGAAACTAG
- the si:dkey-7f3.14 gene encoding apolipoprotein A-I-like, with translation MMKILLVIALVVCTGCQANLFYADEPKPPLEQLTDAFRSYFEQARTRTSQMEQEINQYTTNLREKMDPLAKDLMTKITEGADVLKERIEMEVSAARCALKPYIEYVTSPFEKGADYIRESLDLKDLKATVLQKGEELRERLEQGVKELQAKLDPST, from the exons ATGATGAAGATTCTCCTGGTCATTGCATTGGTGGTGTGCACAG GTTGCCAAGCCAACCTATTCTATGCAGATGAGCCTAAGCCCCCGCTGGAGCAGTTGACTGATGCATTCAGGAGCTATTTTGAACAAGCCAGGACTAGGACTTCTCAAATGGAACAAGAAATCAA CCAGTACACCACAAACCTGAGGGAAAAGATGGATCCTCTGGCTAAAGATCTGATGACAAAAATCACAGAAGGTGCTGATGTACTGAAGGAACGTATAGAGATGGAAGTGAGTGCTGCGAGATGTGCGCTGAAGCCCTATATTGAATATGTCACCAGTCCATTTGAGAAGGGTGCGGATTACATAAGAGAATCCCTGGATTTAAAAGATTTGAAGGCCACTGTGCTCCAGAAGGGCGAGGAGCTGAGAGAGAGACTGGAGCAGGGCGTGAAGGAGCTGCAGGCTAAGCTGGACCCCTCTACCTAA
- the LOC127178115 gene encoding apolipoprotein A-I-like, which translates to MKVLVVLALAVFTGCQANLFYADEPKPQLEQLTDAFWSYVAKATQTAEETVKMIRSSQLGQEVNARLTQSADMASEYAVTLKKRMDPLTEELMTKITKEAEVLRERLVQDLTSVRDKLEPYGDNLKSQIQQRVEELRTAMAPYADMDSESLKATLLQKSEELRGNLEQSVKELQAQLEPYTTDIKEKVDQRLQEFQKTVTPLTEDFQAQIRERAQMVQQSLTPYAEDLKEKLNPYAQDLQAQLTALYESFTKRN; encoded by the exons ATGAAGGTGCTTGTGGTGCTTGCACTGGCTGTATTTACag GTTGCCAGGCCAACTTGTTTTATGCTGATGAGCCCAAGCCACAGCTGGAGCAGCTGACAGATGCTTTCTGGAGCTATGTTGCAAAGGCAACTCAAACTGCAGAGGAAACCGTCAAGATGATCAGGTCTTCCCAACTGGGACAGGAAGTCAA TGCTAGGCTGACCCAGAGTGCCGATATGGCCAGCGAATACGCCGTCACCCTCAAGAAACGAATGGATCCTCTGACTGAAGAGTTGATGACCAAAATCACCAAGGAGGCTGAAGTGTTGAGGGAGCGTCTGGTCCAGGACTTGACCAGCGTGAGAGACAAACTGGAGCCCTATGGTGACAACCTCAAGAGCCAGATCCAGCAGAGAGTTGAGGAGCTCAGGACGGCCATGGCTCCATATGCAGACATGGATTCTGAGAGTCTGAAGGCCACTTTGCTTCAGAAGAGCGAGGAGCTCCGAGGAAACCTGGAGCAGAGCGTGAAGGAGCTGCAGGCTCAGCTGGAGCCGTACACTACTGACATCAAGGAAAAAGTGGACCAGCGTCTCCAGGAGTTCCAGAAGACTGTGACCCCCCTGACTGAGGATTTTCAGGCCCAGATTAGAGAGAGAGCCCAGATGGTCCAGCAGAGCCTCACACCATACGCTGAAGACCTGAAGGAAAAGTTGAACCCCTATGCACAGGACCTGCAGGCTCAGCTCACCGCTCTGTATGAGTCCTTCACCAAGAGAAACTAG
- the LOC127178118 gene encoding apolipoprotein A-IV-like isoform X5 produces MKALAVLTLAVFTGWQANLSNAEDPNPHLKHLINAFWNYIAQASQPGQEVRLTETLQSEDQMTKITKEAEVLRKRLEKDLNIIKDKLEPYADNLKSQIQERMEELRTAMAPYADSLDSETLKATLLQKSEELQGNLEQSVKELQAQLEPYTADIKEKVDQYLKEMQKSFASSPEDLQANN; encoded by the exons ATGAAGGCTCTTGCTGTTCTTACACTGGCTGTTTTTACAG GTTGGCAAGCTAATTTATCTAATGCAGAGGATCCCAATCCACATCTTAAACacttaataaatgcattctgGAACTATATTGCCCAAGCATCCCAGCCGGGACAAGAAGTCAG ACTAACAGAGACTCTTCAATCTGAAGATCAGATGACCAAAATCACCAAGGAGGCTGAGGTGTTGAGGAAGCGTTTGGAAAAGGACCTGAACATCATAAAAGACAAACTAGAGCCCTATGCTGACAACCTCAAGAGCCAGATCCAGGAGAGAATGGAGGAGCTCAGGACAGCCATGGCTCCATATGCAGACTCCCTGGATTCTGAGACTCTGAAGGCCACTCTGCTTCAGAAGAGCGAGGAGCTCCAAGGAAACCTGGAGCAGAGCGTGAAGGAGCTGCAGGCTCAGCTGGAGCCCTACACTGCTGACATCAAGGAGAAAGTGGACCAATATCTGAAGGAAATGCAAAAATCTTTTGCTTCATCACCTGAAGATCTCCAAGCTAATAATTAA
- the LOC127178118 gene encoding apolipoprotein A-IV-like isoform X4, whose product MKALAVLSLAFFTGWQANLSNAEDPNPHLKHLINAFWNYIAQASQPGQEVRLTETLQSEDQMTKITKEAEVLRKRLEKDLNIIKDKLEPYADNLKSQIQERMEELRTAMAPYADSLDSETLKATLLQKSEELQGNLEQSVKELQAQLEPYTADIKEKVDQYLKEMQKSFASSPEDLQANN is encoded by the exons GTTGGCAAGCTAATTTATCTAATGCAGAGGATCCCAATCCACATCTTAAACacttaataaatgcattctgGAACTATATTGCCCAAGCATCCCAGCCGGGACAAGAAGTCAG ACTAACAGAGACTCTTCAATCTGAAGATCAGATGACCAAAATCACCAAGGAGGCTGAGGTGTTGAGGAAGCGTTTGGAAAAGGACCTGAACATCATAAAAGACAAACTAGAGCCCTATGCTGACAACCTCAAGAGCCAGATCCAGGAGAGAATGGAGGAGCTCAGGACAGCCATGGCTCCATATGCAGACTCCCTGGATTCTGAGACTCTGAAGGCCACTCTGCTTCAGAAGAGCGAGGAGCTCCAAGGAAACCTGGAGCAGAGCGTGAAGGAGCTGCAGGCTCAGCTGGAGCCCTACACTGCTGACATCAAGGAGAAAGTGGACCAATATCTGAAGGAAATGCAAAAATCTTTTGCTTCATCACCTGAAGATCTCCAAGCTAATAATTAA
- the LOC127178118 gene encoding apolipoprotein A-IV-like isoform X3, whose translation MKLYLILAFVAFTGWQANLSNAEDPNPHLKHLINAFWNYIAQASQPGQEVRLTETLQSEDQMTKITKEAEVLRKRLEKDLNIIKDKLEPYADNLKSQIQERMEELRTAMAPYADSLDSETLKATLLQKSEELQGNLEQSVKELQAQLEPYTADIKEKVDQYLKEMQKSFASSPEDLQANN comes from the exons GTTGGCAAGCTAATTTATCTAATGCAGAGGATCCCAATCCACATCTTAAACacttaataaatgcattctgGAACTATATTGCCCAAGCATCCCAGCCGGGACAAGAAGTCAG ACTAACAGAGACTCTTCAATCTGAAGATCAGATGACCAAAATCACCAAGGAGGCTGAGGTGTTGAGGAAGCGTTTGGAAAAGGACCTGAACATCATAAAAGACAAACTAGAGCCCTATGCTGACAACCTCAAGAGCCAGATCCAGGAGAGAATGGAGGAGCTCAGGACAGCCATGGCTCCATATGCAGACTCCCTGGATTCTGAGACTCTGAAGGCCACTCTGCTTCAGAAGAGCGAGGAGCTCCAAGGAAACCTGGAGCAGAGCGTGAAGGAGCTGCAGGCTCAGCTGGAGCCCTACACTGCTGACATCAAGGAGAAAGTGGACCAATATCTGAAGGAAATGCAAAAATCTTTTGCTTCATCACCTGAAGATCTCCAAGCTAATAATTAA